One Natator depressus isolate rNatDep1 chromosome 5, rNatDep2.hap1, whole genome shotgun sequence DNA segment encodes these proteins:
- the RPL37 gene encoding large ribosomal subunit protein eL37 — MTKGTSSFGKRRNKTHTLCRRCGSKAYHLQKSTCGKCGYPAKRKRKYNWSAKAKRRNTTGTGRMRHLKNVYRRFRNGFREGTTPKPKRAAVAASSSS, encoded by the exons ATG ACTAAGGGAACATCATCATTCGGTAAGCGCCGCAATAAGACCCACACTTTGTGTCGTCGCTGCGGATCCAAGGCATACCATCTCCAGAAATCCACCTGTGGGAAATGTGGGTATCCTGCTAAGCGCAAGAGAAAGT ATAACTGGAGTGCCAAGGCTAAAAGACGCAACACCACTGGTACTGGTCGTATGAGGCACCTGAAAAATGTCTACCGTCGATTCAG GAATGGATTCCGTGAAGGAACAACACCTAAGCCCAAGAGAGCTGCCGTTGCAGCATCCAGCTCATCTTAA